Genomic DNA from Mycteria americana isolate JAX WOST 10 ecotype Jacksonville Zoo and Gardens chromosome 25, USCA_MyAme_1.0, whole genome shotgun sequence:
CAACCACCTCCCATAGCAACCACTTCTCCATGGCAACCATCTCCCCATGGCAACCACTTCCCCATGGCAACCACCTCCCCTGGCAACCACCTCCCACGGCACCCcggtgcccccagcagcccccatgGGGAAGCCGAggcagggccgggggcggccgggcgcccACCGCTTGTGCTCCTCCACGAAGGCCACGATCTCCTCCTTGCTGTTGGGCCGGTCGGGGATGGTCAGCGGCTCCTCCATGAAGGGCTCGTAGAAGTCGATCTCGTTCAGCTTCAGGGTGagcttcttggccgcctggggcGGGTTGGGGTCCCTGAGCCACccgtgggtgctggcagggggtgaccccgccccgccgggacccTCGCCCCTACCTTGCTGTCGAAGGTGGCGAAGAAGGGGATGTAGGGGTGAAactcctccgccgcctcctcgAAGGCCTTGAAGTCTGGGGGAGGCGGGATGGGTCCTGGTGCCGGCACCGGGTACCGACACTGGGGACTGGCCCCGCACCGGCCACGGGTGCCAGcaccggccccccccagcccagggccgtCCCGGTGGCTCTGGCTCCAGAAGGACCCCCCAACCCCGCGGTCCCAGACATGCCCGGGGCTGTCGGGATCAGTCCCCGGTGCCCTCgtggaggcagggaggggtggACGATGGATAAGGAAGCGCATGGGTGGAAGGAAGGCttgggggctgcggctggggtgctgggaggggacgggggggacacaggggggacagaggggagccggggggggctgccccagccccacgtaCGCTCCGAGTCCTCGTTCTTGAAGTAGCCGATGAGTTTGGGGTCATCCTCGATGTTCTGGAAGGCCTGGAGCTCGTGGTCGCCCTCAATGAACTCCACCGGGTCTTCCAGcacctgggggggtggggggacagcaccggggtccccagggacccccccaggtcacggagagctgggggggggggcgggtcaGGACACCTGGGTCCTCCCCAGCCACGCAAAGGGAGGGTTGGGGGCCCGGACTCCTGGGCTCCCTCCTGAGAtactggggggggagaggggggggcaggatttggggggcgtcctggatgcctgggtcccctggcaGGGGGGAGGGGGCTCTCACATCCAGCAGGAACTCCACCAGCGTGTCCGCCGCCAGCTCCCCGTCGTACTCGATCACCTCGTCCTCCTTGAACACGTAGATGCTATCCTCCTCCGTCAggcctggggggcaggggggggtcagccgggtggctggggggggggtcccgtgcctggtttgggggtccagggggggtccctgtgcctggctggggGATCCTGTGCTAGATTTGGGGGTCCAAAGGGGTCCTTGTGcctggctggggacacaggggagtCCCTGTCccggatgggggggggggggctcatgGGGATCCCTGTCTCAGGCTGGGGGATACAGAGGTCCCTGTGCCAGGTTTGGGGGGTccaggggggtccctgggcctggttggggggatgcaggggggacCTGTGCCAGGTATGGGGATCTGGGGGGGGTCGCTGTGCCTGAAGGGTCCCAGcggggggtggggcgggggggtcaCCCTTACCCAGCTTTTTGGCAACGGCCGCGTCCTTCTCGGAGTCGACGAGGCCGAAGCCCACGCCCTTGTCCTCCAGCACCTGGGCTGCCAGCTGGGGGGACACCACGCTGGGGGCACCCGCCACCAGacctgtccccccctccccagccaagggtcccccagggtccccagcccggctgtgtcccccccatccctccgtccatccatccCCCTCCAcccgtgccgggggtcccggcagGTGCTGGCTCATGGGGACAGGTCCCCCCCAGCAGCCGGTGTCCCCACAGCCAGTGGCACTGGCAGCATGCCTGGTCCCTACCAGTGTTCCCAGTGCCACATGGTTGCAGCTGCCCGTCCCACCAGGGTCCCCTGGTCcccaccagtgtccccagtgccataTGGGTGTAGTTGCCCATCCCACTGGTGTCCCCTGGTCcccaccagtgtccccagtgccacacAGGTGCTGGCACCCCAGCGCCGGTGCTTGCCCCACCGGCATCCCCCGGTCCCTACGTTGTCCCCAGCGCCATGCGGGGTCCCCTGGGCTGTCACCCCCCGTGCCCACCTCCAGGATGAGCTCCTCCATCTCGTGGTGGCGCTGGGCCGCCCGGTCGCCCCGGCCGGGGCGGTGGTGGAGCAGGGCCAGCACCGGGAACCGCTTCAGCATCGCCTTGTAGTTCTTCAGGGTGACGGGCAGCACCCGGTCCAGGCCGTCGTAGGTGGGGAAGTCCAGGCCCTCCCCGGCCAcccccgggcccccggcccccagcgccagcagcaccagcacccacccccagacccccatcgCCCGCCGGGCAGACCCACGGACAGGGACGGACGCACGGACGGGGACGGAGGAGTGGGTGGATGGGAGCCACGGACAGAAGGGCAGATAGGGACCCGCAGAGGGGGACGGAGAGATGGACAGCTGGGGATGGGACTCACGGACAGATggggacggacagacagacagatggggaTGGGACTCACAGACAAGCAGGGATGGACACGCAGCCCGGGAACGGAcagacagccctggggacagacagacagccccTGGGCTGGACAACAGCCGGagggggacagacagacacagccTTGGGGACAGACAGACGATGCCTTTGCGTCcggggaaggacagacagacacagcccAGCTGGGACCAGCACAGGGGATGGAcacgcagcccctgcctggcccccggGGGGACGGACAGACacggcccccggggggggggacacggacagaCACGGCCCCTCTGGCCCCACCAGGAGGGGACAGACGGACACAGCTGCagggggacacacagacacgcggccccttcccagccccgaaGTGGCTGAAGGCACAAAGGGGGGGCTGTGGCACCctggcccccctgcaccccctgcccccccaccacGGCCCGGGGGGGTTCAGGGCCCCGGGGGGCGCAGGGTCCAGCCGGGGGggcccagccccgtcccctcccgccccgccggccccgctccagcTCCATATTAAGCAAGGAAAGAGGAGCcgggggagggagccgggggggccgggggctaaAAATAAGGAGCCGAGCATGGGGTCACCAGTGCTGGGCCCAGGGACACCGCGGGGACGGGGGGCCCCGGGTGgctgctccccaccccagcctcgGGGTCCCCCACAGGTGTCCGGGCCCCAGCGGGTGCTGGGGACCCCTGGGTGgctgctccccaccccagcctcgGGGTCCCCCGTCCCCCAGAGTCCctggttggggacagggacatcccaGAGCTGGCCCTGCGGGCAGCAGGATGGGGTCCGGGTACCCCCGTCCCACCCCCCGGCACTGGGCACCCACTCCCCAGGACCGAGGGGACCCAGGCCtggctggagcccatggggaccCCCCAGCCTCGCGGCCGCCAGCTGCCCGGCTCCGTCAGGGAGAGGGGGACGCGGTATTTTGTCACCTCCATCCCCCTCGGATCGGGTGACCACCCGCTCTGCTGACCACTGAGAAGTGGAtccccctgggctggggggggcggacCCCCCATGGccacccccagggatgggggccCTTCTCCCCAAGTCAAGAAGCCATGGGGGCCAGGCACCCCGTGCCAGGGGAGGTGGGTGCCCAGGACCCCCATGAAGGAGCTGGGTGTCCAGGGGGTGTATGGGGGTATCCAGGACCCCCATACGCAGGGAGGTGGGGTGCCTGGGACCCCCTCCCCATGCCAAGGGCCGTGGGTGCCCAGGACCCCCATACCGCAGAGGTGGGGTGACCGGGACCCCCATGCCAAGGGCCGTGGGTGCCCAGGACCCTCATACTCAGGGAGGTGGGTGCCCAGGACCCCCATGCCACGGCTGTGGACCCTCACACACAGGTGCCAgtgggtgcaggggggtccccgtccccccgccccgagccccctccatccccagccccgGTTTCGGGTGACCCCGACTCGGAGCCTCCTTATTTTTAATCCCGGGTGACACCGAAACCCGGCGGCGAAACCCGAGCGGGGCCggaccctgtgcccccccccgcgCTGCTGACTCAGCAGGGCCggggcaccccaacccccccgcGGGACGGGGACCcaggcggccgggggggggggggggctgcacccccatGCTGATGCACAACCACGTGCACACACGCCTCACACGTGCTGCACACCCACACGTGTTGCACACTCAGGCGTGTGCCCCACGAGGCCCCAGCTGGTCatcgggtgctgggggggcccagggtgccgggagggattggggggggcaGCGGGTTGTTGCTACCCCCCAGCTGCCCCATTGCGGGGGCTGAgaaattatttgggggggggtgggggggtggcagaggggggaGTTGCCCCCGGGGCTTGTTTCTGTGGGGCAAATGCCCACAGAACTGCCCCCCCCGGTCCCTCTGCccgcccccagtgccccccatgcTCCCCCCCAGCACAGACGAGGGCACGAAGGGGTTAAACTCTTTTATTGCTTTGAAGGTGTGcgtggggggggtctgggtgccccATGGGGGGAGCAAAGGGTGCCCCCCACCCGCactcctgggtccccccgggccggggggggtcccgacCCCCCCACTGTGCCCGGCAGCGCCAGCCCCCGGGGTTAGTATGGGGGTGCAGggttggggtgatggggggccggggggccccgCACGGGCTCCTAGTAGTAGGTCTCCTTCTCCACCCAGCCTGCAAGGGGGCAGGCGTCGGGGGGGGCGAGCTGGGGGTGTCCCCCACCCCCTGGGtgtgccccagcccccccgagTGCTCCCCACCTCTCCTGGGTATCCCCTTCTCCCATGGGGGCTCCCCACTTCCCTGGGTTCCCCCCAACTCCCTTGGGTGCTCCCCATGCCTCTTGGGTGCCCCCCCACttccctgggtcccccccaaccCCTGTGGGTGCCCCCACCCACCCGAGTATCCCCTAACACCCCCCCCGCCCATGCCCCCCACTCCTTTGGGTGCTGGTGCCAGCCCTGAGCGTGGTTTTGGGGGGCAGCATCTGctgtggggggcagtgggggggcgggggagcaAGACGGGGGGGCTCAAGGGGCTGTGCCAGTCTGGGGGGGCAGTGGCCACTTTGGGGGGGCAGTGATGTCTTTGGGGTGCTCAAAAAGGGGTGGTTTGGGGGGCTGTGCCCCAAACGGGGAGACAGCAATGCCCACTCTGGGGAGGGGGCAATACCCAtggggggaggtttgggggggccaTGCCAGGGGTGTGGGGGGCCCACGCCGGGGGCCTTGGGGGGTCTCACTCACCGCCGGGGTAGCGGCGCAGGATGAGCTTGCGCACCTCGTCGTAGGCGAAGATGAGGAGGCTGTAGGGGAAGGCGCAGAACCACCAGGTGAccctgggggggggcagcgtTAgtgggggggcaccccggggggggggggggcagggccggggtgtgctccccccccccccagactcaCTTGAGGGGGTACATGCGCAGGGCCACCCCCATGCCGGGGCAGTAGGAGAGGAACGCTGCCAGCGCCGTCTCCTCCAGCAGCCCGAAGATCAGGATCTTGTTCCTGCGGGAGAGCGGCGTGGGCGCGCGGCACAGGGAGGgcggggagcacccatgggtgctgggggggggggggggggcacccacttCATGCCCTGCTGGAAGACGGAGTTGCGGCGGGTCTTGCAGATGATGAGGTCGGCCCATTGCACCACCACGATGCTGGCGAAGAAGGCCGTGTGGCAGGTGAACTCCACCACCTTGCGCTGCTCGTaggtctggggggggggcacggcctcAGCGCACGCCCGCGTGCCCCCCGCTTCGCACGCCCGCGTGCCCCCCGCTTCGCACGCTCACGCACGGGACGTCACGCCCGAGCATGCACCGTGCAGGGGCAGGTGCACGAGCGAGCGTGCAAGAGGATGTGCAGAAGGACGTGTGGGACGGCACATGCAAACACACCCACGCATGAGTGTGTGCGTGCAAGGGCTTTGCACAAGTGCAGACGTGCAAGGCGCAAGTGCCTAAGCATGTGAGAGCACACACACAAGCGCCATGATGCACGGGCATGAGCAAGTGTGCAAGGGGATGTGCAGAAGGACGAGTGTGGGATGGCGTGTGCAAACGCGCTcacatgtgtgtgcacgcacgcaAGGGCTTTGCACAAGCACAGGCGTGCGAGGGTGCACACCCCTAGGCCTTTTGAGTACACGCTCACGAGCACGGCCGTGCAACGGCAGGCGCGTAAACGGGTGTGCGCAGGTCTGCAAGGGCACATGCAAACACACGCGCGTATGTGTACACACAAACACCCTGCACCCGCACACTCGTGCAAGGCCTTTGCACGAGCCCCGGCGCGTGTTTACACGTGCACAAACACGGGCAGGTGAGGGCACACGCGTAAGCACACGCGGAGCAGAGTTGTGCCCAGCAGGTGCACAAGCGGGCGTGCGAGGGATATGTAaggggcgtgcgaggggcgtgcgaggggcgtgcgaggggcgtgcgaggggTGTGCGAGGGCCCACTCACCCACTCCTGGCCGTAGGAGTCCTCCAGGTCGTTGGTGGAGCGGTCGTCCCAGGCCAGGCGGATGCCCACCAGCGTGCCGGGCAGGAACCCGTTCTCCGCCAGGATCACGAAGTAGGTGAAGAAACCGCCCAGCGCCTGGATCATCCCTGCGGGAGCCGCACCCCCGCATCAGCGCCCCGGGGTCGGGAGGGGCACCCCCAGAATCGAGGATCGGCACCCCCGGAGCAGGAATGGGCACCCCCAGAATTGAGGATCGGCACCCCCGGAGCAGGAATGGGCACCCCCAGAATTGAGGATCGGCACCCCCGGAGCAGGGATCGGCACCCCCGGAGCAGGGATCAGCACCCCGGGATCAGGGATTGGCACCCCAGAATCGAGGATCGGCACCCCCGGAGCGGGGATTGGCACcccgggagcagggctgggcacgcCTGGATCAGCGATCGGCACCCCGGGATCAGGGATCGGCACCCCGGGATCGGGGAGGGGCACCCCAGAATCGAGGATCGGCACCCCCGGATCAGGGATCAGCACCCCCAGAGCAGGGACTGGCACCCCAGAATCGAGGACCGGCACCCCCGGATCAGGGCTGGGCACCCCGGGATCAGGGACCGGCACCCCGGGATCAGCCCCCCAAGGGCCACCGGGGTGTGGGGTCAGGGCACGGCCGATCGCGGCACAGCCCGGTGCCAGTCCCTGTCCCGGGATCACTGTCACCAGTGGGTGCCCCAGGGTCACACGGGGCCCCAGATGCCAGCTGGGGGGATGCCACTCGGTATCACCAGTGGGTCCTGGGGTGCCCTTGATATCTCAGGTGGGTGCTCTGGGGTCACCCGTGGGTGCTCTGGGGTCACActgtgcctggtgccagctgggGGGGACACCCCTGGTGTCACCCAGTGGCCATGGTGCCAGCTGGGGGGACGTCCCCTGGTATCTCTAGTGGGTGCCCTGGGGTCACTAGTGGGTCCTGGGGTACCACTTGGTGCCCTGGGGTGACAAGCAGGTGCCTCTTTGTCACACAGTGCCCCTAATGCCAGTTGGAGGGGACACCCCAGCGTCACTAGTGGGAGTCCTGGGGTCGCTGGTGGGTGCCCTGGGGTCACTGGTGGGTCCTGAGGTGCCAGTGGGAGCCCTGGTGTCACACAGTGGCCACGGTGCCAGATGGGGGGATGTCCCCTGGTATGTCTAGTGAGCGCCCGGTGTCACCGGTGGATCCCGGGGTGCTGGTGGCACCCATCGTCCCCAGTGCCACCCGGGGGGGTCCCGCGCCCCCGCCCCTCACCGATCTGCCCATAGGCCATGCTGATGAGCCGCTCGTTCACCAGCTTGTCGGTCCGGGGGTTCCGGGGCTGCCGCTTCATGATGTCGCTCTCGGCCGCCTCGTAGGCCAGCGAGATGGCGGGGACCTGCGTGGTGGGGGGGGTccgtcaccccctgtcaccccctgtcaccccccgtcccctcctcctccatcacccCCCGCCCCCTCGGCCAGCCCCGGTCTCACCATGTCGGTGCCCAGGTCGATGCAGAGGATGGTGACGGTGCCCAGGGGCAGGGGGATGTTGGcgatgatgaagaggaggaagggggtgatCTCGGGGATGTTGCTGGTCAGGGTGTAGGCGATGGACTTCTTCAGGTTGTCAAAGATCAGGCGGCCTGAGGGGGACGGGGGGTGGTGGGTGACGGGGGCGGCAGGCGCCCATCCCGGGGGAGGAGGGTGATGGAGGGGCTGGCACCAACCTTCCTCCACGCCGGTGACGATGGAGGCGAAGTTGTCATCGAGGAGGATCATGTCGGCCGCCTGCTTGGAGACGTCGGAGCCGGCGATGCCCATGGCGATGCCGATGTCGGCCTTCTTCAGCGCCGGGGAGTCGTTCACCCCGTCCCCCGTCACCGCCACGATGGCACCCTGGGGACGCGGGGGTCAGGCACCGCGGGGCACGGGAACGGGGCACGGGGATGGAGGTATCGtggggcacggggatggggacgccATGGGGCacgaggatggggatggggacaccgcggggcatggggacagcagggtaCCTTGGGGTAGAGGGAAGGGGCACCAtggggcacagggatggggacaaggcggggcacggggacagggcaCTGCAGGGCACGAGGACAGGGGCACCAcagggcacagggatggggacgtcGTGGGGCACAGGGACGGGGcagcaggggacacggggacggggcaCCTGGCGCTGGCAGCCCTCCACGATGATGAGCTTCTGCTGGGGGGACGTGCGGGCGAAGACGATCTCGGTGTGGTTCTTGAGGATCTCGTCCAGCTGCTCCGAGGTCATGTCCTTCAGGTCGGAGCCATGCACCACGCAGGCCTTCGCCTCCCTGCCACACCGCAGCCTGAGCCGGGGCCGccggaccccccgggacccccccggcaccggcacctaCCGGGGGTTGACCTGGCTGACGGGGATGTTGAGGCGGGCGGCGATGTCCTCCACCGTCTCGTTGCCCTCCGAGATGATGCCCACCCCCTTGGCGATGGCCTTGGCCGTGATGGGGTGGTCCCCGGTCACCATGATCACCttggggacacacacacgcacagagggGTGACccctgctcggggcgggggggggagcctggggggatCAGGGGgtgcacggggcggggggggtctcACCTTGATGCCGGCGCTGCGGCACTTGCCGACGGCGTCGGGGACAGCGGCGCGGGGGGGGTCGATCATGGACATGAGCCCCACGAAGCAGAGGTCGTTGGTGGGGAAGTTGACGTCGTCGGCGTCAAACCTGAACCCGCGGGGGAACTTGTCCGGGGGCAGGTAGAGGTGGCAGAAACCTGGCAGGCGCCGGCGGGTGACGGGGTGCGGGCGCCCACGGGCGCCCACGGGCACCCCCTTCCCTCGCCCGGCACTCCTTATCCTCGCCACGGCCCCCCCGGTGCCACCTTTGCCCCCGCGTCCCTTGTGCTCGTGCCCCCCCAGTCCCCTTCACCAGTGCCCCCTGTGCCTCCCTGCCcgccgtgtcccctgtcccccacgGTCCTACACCCCATGTCCTCCACGCACCATGTTCCCTTGCCCCCTGTGTGCcccgtccccccacgtcccctgtgtcCCTAAGCCTGACCCCCCCACGCTGTGTCCCCGCGTCCCTCTGCCCACGCCCCTGCCACGTCCGCCACGTCCCTACGTCCCTGCGTCCTTCgcaccccctgtccccatgtccctttgCCCCCACATCCTTCATGTCCCCCCACCACCAcgtcccccatgccccccatgtcccctcgccctgtgtcccccacatcccccgtCACCCCACCCCATGCCCCCGTGTCCCTACACCCCACGCCCACCACACTGGTGCCCCCactctcctgcccctgccccatcccccgtgccccccccatgGGCCCCCACACCCTTCATATCCCcctgcccccgtgtccccccacatccaGATGCCCCTCCTCGCCCCGTCCCATCTCCCCCACACCCCCGTcaccccaccccacgcccccACACCCCACGCCCACCACGCGCTCGCGCCCCCACgcgcccctccctgccccatcccctgcccccccccccgcctcccgcgccccccgcgccccccgcgccccccgccctcACCCAGGACGCGCTCgcccagcccccccagctccaggTAGGCGTTCTGGAAGGCCTCCCGCATCTCCTGGTCCAGCGGCAcctcctggccctgcagcaggATGCGGGAGCAGCGGTCCAGGATGCGCTCGGGGGCCCCCTTCATCACCAGCAGGTACCCCTGGGGGTCTTCCTCCCGCTCGTGGATGGAGAGCTGCGGGCACGGCGGGCACGCTGGCACCGGGTGGCACCGACCAACTGCCCTggggccaccgccgccgccgccgccggcccggcagACCTGGTACTTGTTGGTGGAGTTGAAGGGGATCTCGGTGACTTTGGGGTTCTTGTCCCGCATCTTCTTGACGGAGCCGCAGGAGAGCTGGATACACTTCAGCAGCGCCGACTCCGAGGCGTCACCCGCCGTGTCCCGCTGGCGTGGGGAAGGGTGCCGAGGGTGATGCCGGCGGCACGGGGAGCGCTGGGGCCGGCACCGCCCCGGCTCTCGGTAGGATTcggggggttctggggggtcaGCATCTGCCTACCTTGGAAATGGAGATGTTTTCCTGGCCTGGCTTGAAGACGGCGCGGTTGCAGAGCCCGGCGATGCGTGCCAGCGCTGCCCAGGTGGGCGAGCGCTTGTCGAAGGTGGCACCTGGGGGACGCCCAGCCCCATCAGCTGCGCTGGGGTCCCCCATCTTCTCTGGGGACACCTCCCGCGCTCCCAGAGGTGCCCAGGGAAGGGGGTGCTGAAGGCAAGGGGGTGCCAGGGGAAGGGGTGCCAGGGGTGTGACATCGGGGTGCAGGGGCAAGAAAAGGGGTGCTCCCGGGGTTGGGGTGCTCGGGGGTCAGGGTGCTCAGGGGGGTCAGGGTGCCAACCACCCACCCGACTGGTCCTCGGTGGTGTCGGCCTCGTGGATCTGGTTGTCGAACCACATGTGGGCGACGGTCATGCGGTTCTGGGTGAGGGTCCCCGTCTTGTCGGAGCAGATGGTGGAGGTGGAGCCCAGCGTCTCCACCGCCTCCAGGTTCTTCACCAGGCAGTTCTTCCGCGCCATGCGCTTGGCCGTCAGCGTCAGGCACACCTGGGGGGGCACCGCGGGGCTCAGCGGGCACCCACGGGACTCGcagggcacccacgggtgtcGGCAAGCACCAGGCACTAAGGCATTGCTGGGTGCACCAGGGCCAGCCCAGCAGAACCAGTCCCCAACAACTCCCTCCCAGTGAAACCAGTGCCCCCCTGCACCATCCCACTCCTCCGCTCCCCCGGTGGCTCTTACGGTGACGGTGGCCAGCAGCCCCTCGGGGACGTTGGCCACGATGATGCCGATGAGGAAGATGACGGCCTCCAGCCAGGTGTAGCCCAGGATGAGGGAGAGGATGAAGAAGGAGAGGCCGAGGAAGACGGCGACGCCGGTGATGAGGCGGATGAAGTGCTCGATCTCCATGGCGATGGGCGTGCGCCCCACCTCCAGCCCCGAGGCCAGCGAGGCGATGCGCCCCATCACCGTCCGGTCCCCCGTGGAGATGACGATGCCGCGGGCGGTGCCTGGTGGGACAGGGAGGGGTGACGCggccccggggggtcccggggacacCCCTCTGTCCCGCAcgggcggggacccccggggacccacCTTCCACGCAGTTGGTGGAGAAGAAGCAGATGTTGCGGGTCTCCAGCGGGTTCTCGTGGGTGAACTCGGGCGAGCGGGTCTGCGGCTCTGACTCCCCGGTCAGCGACGAGTTGTCCACCTGGCACCACGGCACGGGTGGGTGCCGGCGGCACCGGGCACTGCTGGGCTCGGCCGGACTCGGgccagccccgctgtccccatgCCAGGCCTGGTGCCCACCCCGTGCCCTCCACGGTGCCCACCCTATATAAGTCATGGTACCTGAGccatactggtcccagtacccacCTCATGCTGGTCCCGGTGCCCACCCTATATAAGTCATGGTACCTGAGccatactggtcccagtacccacCTCATGCTGGTCCCAGTGCCCACCCTATATAAGTCATGGTACCTGAGccatactggtcccagtacccacCTCATGCTGGTCCTGGTGCCCACCCTATATAAGTCATGGTACCTGAGCCATACTGGTCCCAGTGCCCACCTCATGCTGGTCCCGGTGCCCACCCCATGCCAGCCACGATGCCTGAACCACGCcatccctgctgcccaccccgtGCCCCTCCTGGTGCCCACTCAATGCCAGTGGTGCCCACCCCACATCACCCATGATACCCACCCCGTGCCAGTCCCGGTGCCCACCCCACGCCACCACCGGTGCCCACCCCACgccagccccagtgcccaccagtGCCTGCTCACCTTGCAGCCGTGGGAGGAGATGATGCGCATGTC
This window encodes:
- the CASQ1 gene encoding calsequestrin-1 — protein: MEVTKYRVPLSLTEPGSWRPRGWGVPMGSSQAWVPSVLGTTSGLGRGRVSVCPPAAVSVCPLLVGPEGPCLSVSPPPGAVSVRPPGGQLSISPSPSAGPYLPFCPWLPSTHSSVPVRASVPVRGSARRAMGVWGWVLVLLALGAGGPGVAGEGLDFPTYDGLDRVLPVTLKNYKAMLKRFPVLALLHHRPGRGDRAAQRHHEMEELILELAAQVLEDKGVGFGLVDSEKDAAVAKKLGLTEEDSIYVFKEDEVIEYDGELAADTLVEFLLDVLEDPVEFIEGDHELQAFQNIEDDPKLIGYFKNEDSEHFKAFEEAAEEFHPYIPFFATFDSKAAKKLTLKLNEIDFYEPFMEEPLTIPDRPNSKEEIVAFVEEHKRATLRKLKPDSMYETWEDDMDGIHIVAFAEEDDPDGFEFLEILKDVARDNTDNPDLSILWIDPEDFPLLIPYWEKTFSIDLSRPQIGVVNVTDADSVWLEMADEDDLPDPAELEDWLEDVLEGEINTEDDDDDDDDDDDDDDDDDD
- the LOC142420777 gene encoding sodium/potassium-transporting ATPase subunit alpha-2 isoform X1; translated protein: MMPVATVTPMLAVTSMPMAGREYSPAATTSENGGGKRKQKEKELDELKKEVNLDDHKLSLDELGRKYQVDLSRGLTNARAAEILVQDGPNALTPPPTTPEWVKFCRQLFGGFSILLWIGAILCFLAYGIQAAMEDEPSNDNLYLGVVLAAVVIVTGCFSYYQEAKSSKIMDSFKNMVPQQALVIREGEKIQINAENVVVGDLVEVKGGDRVPADMRIISSHGCKVDNSSLTGESEPQTRSPEFTHENPLETRNICFFSTNCVEGTARGIVISTGDRTVMGRIASLASGLEVGRTPIAMEIEHFIRLITGVAVFLGLSFFILSLILGYTWLEAVIFLIGIIVANVPEGLLATVTVCLTLTAKRMARKNCLVKNLEAVETLGSTSTICSDKTGTLTQNRMTVAHMWFDNQIHEADTTEDQSGATFDKRSPTWAALARIAGLCNRAVFKPGQENISISKRDTAGDASESALLKCIQLSCGSVKKMRDKNPKVTEIPFNSTNKYQLSIHEREEDPQGYLLVMKGAPERILDRCSRILLQGQEVPLDQEMREAFQNAYLELGGLGERVLGFCHLYLPPDKFPRGFRFDADDVNFPTNDLCFVGLMSMIDPPRAAVPDAVGKCRSAGIKVIMVTGDHPITAKAIAKGVGIISEGNETVEDIAARLNIPVSQVNPREAKACVVHGSDLKDMTSEQLDEILKNHTEIVFARTSPQQKLIIVEGCQRQGAIVAVTGDGVNDSPALKKADIGIAMGIAGSDVSKQAADMILLDDNFASIVTGVEEGRLIFDNLKKSIAYTLTSNIPEITPFLLFIIANIPLPLGTVTILCIDLGTDMVPAISLAYEAAESDIMKRQPRNPRTDKLVNERLISMAYGQIGMIQALGGFFTYFVILAENGFLPGTLVGIRLAWDDRSTNDLEDSYGQEWTYEQRKVVEFTCHTAFFASIVVVQWADLIICKTRRNSVFQQGMKNKILIFGLLEETALAAFLSYCPGMGVALRMYPLKVTWWFCAFPYSLLIFAYDEVRKLILRRYPGGWVEKETYY
- the LOC142420777 gene encoding sodium/potassium-transporting ATPase subunit alpha-2 isoform X2, which codes for MGRGAGREYSPAATTSENGGGKRKQKEKELDELKKEVNLDDHKLSLDELGRKYQVDLSRGLTNARAAEILVQDGPNALTPPPTTPEWVKFCRQLFGGFSILLWIGAILCFLAYGIQAAMEDEPSNDNLYLGVVLAAVVIVTGCFSYYQEAKSSKIMDSFKNMVPQQALVIREGEKIQINAENVVVGDLVEVKGGDRVPADMRIISSHGCKVDNSSLTGESEPQTRSPEFTHENPLETRNICFFSTNCVEGTARGIVISTGDRTVMGRIASLASGLEVGRTPIAMEIEHFIRLITGVAVFLGLSFFILSLILGYTWLEAVIFLIGIIVANVPEGLLATVTVCLTLTAKRMARKNCLVKNLEAVETLGSTSTICSDKTGTLTQNRMTVAHMWFDNQIHEADTTEDQSGATFDKRSPTWAALARIAGLCNRAVFKPGQENISISKRDTAGDASESALLKCIQLSCGSVKKMRDKNPKVTEIPFNSTNKYQLSIHEREEDPQGYLLVMKGAPERILDRCSRILLQGQEVPLDQEMREAFQNAYLELGGLGERVLGFCHLYLPPDKFPRGFRFDADDVNFPTNDLCFVGLMSMIDPPRAAVPDAVGKCRSAGIKVIMVTGDHPITAKAIAKGVGIISEGNETVEDIAARLNIPVSQVNPREAKACVVHGSDLKDMTSEQLDEILKNHTEIVFARTSPQQKLIIVEGCQRQGAIVAVTGDGVNDSPALKKADIGIAMGIAGSDVSKQAADMILLDDNFASIVTGVEEGRLIFDNLKKSIAYTLTSNIPEITPFLLFIIANIPLPLGTVTILCIDLGTDMVPAISLAYEAAESDIMKRQPRNPRTDKLVNERLISMAYGQIGMIQALGGFFTYFVILAENGFLPGTLVGIRLAWDDRSTNDLEDSYGQEWTYEQRKVVEFTCHTAFFASIVVVQWADLIICKTRRNSVFQQGMKNKILIFGLLEETALAAFLSYCPGMGVALRMYPLKVTWWFCAFPYSLLIFAYDEVRKLILRRYPGGWVEKETYY